A stretch of DNA from Oryza brachyantha chromosome 4, ObraRS2, whole genome shotgun sequence:
aagttccgaaggtcttgaccggaacttccgttgacttgacttttcatagttgactttgaattttctaagtgttgcgggctgctattttgaactgaccggaagttccgaaggagacctccggaagttccgaagaaggaATCTTTTGACCCCAACGGACAGAAATTGAGAGGGGGTATCCCCCAACCCCTCAAACTAGGTTTGCTGCTTCACATGTTCATCTCTATGTCCTTGGCTTgtttttcttgagattcactttgaaccttgctttctcacttactcctctccacggatctaagtgatttgaattttgtgtgtgtgagttggttgttttgagttggtttgagtgcttggtgttgactttgtgagaaatttcgtgagcactagattcatcccaaGATCTCcttgctagcttgttactcttggtggttgaggacacctagacggctaggCGTCGTTCCTTGAGCCACCGAAGCTCTTGTGGTACGCCGGGAAAAGGTTTATGAAGGTTGGATCTCACctccgaaagggaagagatacctcgagtgagggggagtgcatgagtgcaaccccgaggaaagggttgtggaacccggctcaagtttgtgctcctcaacggagagtacaataccctcaaggattggaacttcggtaaaaagtcttcgtctacacttgtggtgaaatctctctaacttgttatttaagctttgcttttggttgccgcgcgtactctagttgctatttgtgcaaagcttggaggtggtttgcttatttgagatttggttggctagatctactcctttctcgttctagatctggtgctgtcgaaagttccgaagatcaacggaacttccgaaggccgGAAGTTCCAAAGCCACTGACCGGAACTTACGAAAGTCTCAGCTTccgctttttaggtttaattttttaaatcgcctattcaTCCCCATAtaggccttgatatactctttcagGTATGTCGCcagtatttttttccatcccAAATCCCTTGCGGGCACACGAGGAGGGGGAAATGTATTCTCCGGAAGATTATAACTCCCTGTGACACACCGAATGTACTGAAATTTGAGCAtggtttttccaaaaaaaaaaatggaacttCCATATAACGGTAGAAAGACTCGCATTGTTTCTGTTTGTTTAAAAACCTTGCAGCTTCCATTGCAGTCATATGTCCGCATTTGTTTTCACATGTTGGTTTAAGTTTTTGAAGCAGTAcctattgttttctttccaGGTTTTGTATTGGCCGGTGAGGGATTTAAAGGGAATAGCAAGGAGTGAATCATTACACATTTGCTATCGGAGTTGGAACAGATGATGTTCGAGGTCGCTTGCTGCTTCGTTGGGTGCTTGGTGAAGCTGATGATACCTTGTGATTTTGTGGGAGAGGGGCAGCAAATTCTTGCTGCGGTGAACAGATATCTGCTACCTTATTTGTTGAATGAGAGCCCAACAGATCCATGAAGCTAGTGTCCGTGTAGGACTCCATCGAGATGGTGCTTTGTGAAGTGCGTGAGCGGCTCCCAAACGTTCTTTGAGAATTATTGATATGGGGTTATTTATTTGGCTTTCAagaatgatttttaaatttactgAATGTTGTGATTGTTCGTTGAACTTTTAGTTTTGTGGCTAATTTATAGGGTTGTTGGTTTGCTGTGTGATTTGCTTCAAGTTTGTTGGATGGCCCTGTGATATTGGTTTGTTGCATGATTTGCTGTGTGATTTACTATCCGGTTGACTTGTTTGTTGCGGCAGACGTCGATGCTAGCACATGCTTTCAAAATTTGTTGGTAACGAGTTTAGAGCCTGGTGAGGCATCAACACCGCACGGAACAGCAACCCCATTTGAGAAGCGCCCTATCCATCCGACGTggcaaaaaaatcagattttttttatagaagtgTTCCCCTAAGCACCTGCGTTAGGGGTGGCCTAAGAACAACAAGAGAACACCTCATTACACTCCCCCGGCAAGCCGCGCCTCCCCCAACCACTCAACCCACCAGGCACCAACGGTACTCGCCGCCGTTCCCACACCACACGGCGGACCTTTTCAAAATCTCCACGCCTTTGGCGCCTCCCCTTTAAATCGACTCGTACTTCCGCCTCTCGCTTCTCACAAGTTTCTTACAAGTCACAAGACAGACCAGCTGCCACGAATGCCACACCTCAATCTGGACTCCCTcttctgcggcggcggcggcgaggtgggatCGAGGGTGGTGTGCGAGACCATCGCGCTCCCCGGCTGCTCTGACGACGGAGGCCGAGGTGATGCCAACGCTCACGCCAACGATGCCGACGCACCGGCGGAGTCGCGCTGTGTACGGGTAGGCGATGGCGCCGCGTGGGCGGAGTTGGCCGGTGCGGTGCTGGAGAGGGGTCGCTCCACCAAGGGTAGATCTAATCccaaggccgcggcggcggcgtctgcGAAGGGGAAGGGCGGGTCAAGGCCGTCGGCCGAGTCGAGGGGGCTGCCGATCGGCAAGGTGGTCGTCGTCATAGGCGGTCTACCGGCGGGAAAGATGGTTGCGCAGAAGCGGCGCTCGCCATGCCTTGGCCGCGGCTGGTGCCGGCCGGCGGCAGGGTCCTGCAGGATCTTCGCGAGCGAGGCCGTGGAGACGGATCCTGGGTCCCCGAAGGTGTCCTGCTTTGGGGCCGTACACTCGGagaggcgggcggcgacggcgacggctccaGCTCTTGCGCCGGCCGTGGAGGACGAGGAGAGGAGCAGCGGGTGCTGGGCGAGCGTGGCTGCCGCACTGCATCATCTATGCCATCCCAACAATCCGCCCGAGTGTGAATTGGAGGCCAGCGAGTCGAAGGCCATCGCACCGGCGCCACCGTCGGTCACCGCTCTTTCGCCGCCGCGACCGCTAGCGGTTAAACTGGGAGAAGTGAAGCGCCTTGCTTCGCGGCGGTGGCCTGAGACCATGGCAGGACCAGTCTCGGCATGAATCCGACATATCCACGCTAGCCGAGGCAAACAACCAGCAATTCTACTAGTACTTGGAACGGCATCTTCCCGTGCTAATGTCCATTTGTTaactctgaaaaaaaaagtctctttTAACTTCTTTCGCTTGTGCATGTGTGATAGTCCTAATCTTCTTTCTTGAGCATGCTGCTCCTCGTACCTTGTGTTGTCGATGTTCGATTCTAAATCAATCACTATAATGTACTACTAGTATTATCTTGAGATGGTCCATTCCAAATTTCCAATCAGACTAATAAAGCACTCAtctgaaaaactaaaaaatcgTAAACTTTGTGGGCTCGCACGCGAGACTAAAAAGCCCAAACAATTGGTACTCGTATACCCAGAAGGAACTGGCCCAACACTTTGCATCCGTACGATCACAGCGGGGCACTCTGACACTGTGCTACACGGGCCGCGCCACTTTTTTTTCGATCTGCGGGCCTTCTGCAGTTTCGCGGCAACGGGCACCACCACCGCACCAAACCTTCCGCCGGATTCGACCGTTGGAACGCTACCAGCATCGCCGCGCAGCGCAcgagaaaattaaaaagaaaagcccaAATCTGCAGCGCCACGGCCACCGCCCTCTCTCTCGATGACCGTTGCACGCACAGTCACTCGCGTTCAAACACCACAAAACGCCCACTCCCCTGAGCCGGTCAAGCATAGACGTTGGCACTGGTCAAGAGAGAGCGAGAGGGTGGAGAAGGCATCGCCGTGAGAGAGGGAagcgggggagggagaggtggtTGGTTTCTTtgctcgccgtcgctgtcgccgttcgccgtgACGAATGGGGTGCATCTCCTCGAAGCTGCTCCCGCCCGGGCCGGGCGACGCGAGGGGGGGAAGGGGCGGGCGCGCCACCGTGCGTGGCCGCGTCGACCATGTGGTGTCGCTTACTTCCACTACCTACGGGGTGCTCGACCTCCACCCCAAGcacgcggcggctgcggctgctgctgcggcggctgcggcggcatGCCAGGAAAAGGGGCAGGAGACTCAGCCGCCGCAGGAAGACAAGCCGATAAGCAGGGAGTGGaagcgcgcgcggccgccgcccctcgTGGTCCCGAGCGCCAAGAAGccggcgcccgcggcggctAAGCTGGATTCCGGCTTGGAGGTTATCAACGCGTGGGAGATTATGGCCGGGCTGGAGGACGCTGAAGCCGCGGCCGAATCGCCGGCGAAGAAGCCGGCCAAGGCGCCGAGTCGTTGGTCGCCGGCCAGGGTCATCGCCATGGCCCTGCCGTCGCCCAAGAAGTCGGCAACTAAGCGGATGAACACGCCGGGAAAGGAGAACAGTCCACTGCAGCGCTGCTCCGGGAACAACAACAAGGCCGGAGATGTTGAGGTCGACAGAGTGCTCCGGCCGTACAATTCGATCGACAACTCAAAATTGCTCAGGGCGTCGAAGAGATTTTCCCCGGCGAGCGCCAGGATCGTCCGGAAGGCCGGGCCGCCCGAGACTGGCGGCGGAatgtcgtcgtcgcggcggaGCCTGAGCCCGCTGTTCGACCCGGAGCTCCTGGCGTCCATCGAGCGCGAGCTGTCGGAGGAAGGCGCCCACATCAAGCGGATGGTCGGGTCGGATAAGCCCAAGCACCCGAAGGCGGCGCCTCCGGCGATGGTGGCCGAGGGGAAATGCccgcccggcggcgccgacgcggtCGTCCTGTACACCACCACCCTCCGCGGCATCCGCAGGACATTCGAGGAGTGCAACGCGGTGCGCGCGGCGATCGAGGCCCACGACGTGAAGGTGATCGAGCGTGACGTGTCCATGGACTCGGGCTACCGCGAGgagctgcggctgctgctgggcGGCCGGGAGGTGCGCGTGCCGGCCGTGTTCGTCCGTGGccggcacgtcggcggcgcggccgaggTGACGAagctggaggaggaaggcAAGCTCAAGGCGCTGCTGCAGGGCCTCCCTCGTGCGCGTGTCTGGTGCGCTGGCTGCGCCGGCGTTCGGTTCGTCATGTGCCGGGACTGCAACGGCAGCCGCAAGGTGCGCGTGGACGGCGAGCGGAAGGAGACGGTCCAGTGCGGCGAGTGCAACGAGAACGGCCTCGTCCGCTGCCCCATATGCTCGTGAAGTGAAGGTATTGCGGCAATGAGATCTCGCGATCGCCATGAATTGTGGTTTGACGAAAGTAGTAGAGCAATTCGTGTCATGTTGGGTTGATTTGCCTGTCTACCCGGCTGGTGTTGGATTTTGGTTTGTGCTGCTCGTTGTGCTCGGCAGCGGCTAACAACTGTAATTCTGTACCGATTAATATTCTTTCCTATGTGATAAGTTAAATTGCTTTACATTCTTTGCATTTAGGAGCAGAGAATTTGATAATTGCTTTACTACTTCCATTGTTTGATTGTGCTCGAATAACAACTCACGTTATCAGATCAAAGTGTTTTAGGCTCCGTTCCACTCCAAGAGAAAGAAAGCATCGGTGACTGTGACTGACATGTGAACCCCACATTTTCCTGGCTCATGGGCGCATTCGCAAATCGCAATTGATACCTGAGGCAAACTTTTCGCACCTTAATCGGACGAAACGATATGCACAAGAAGCATTTGAACAAACATGAGATTATTGCTGCAAGCCAATGCATGTATTGATTACCAGCAAGATCATGCACATTATCGcaggaaggagaggaagaatTTCCAGTGCTCTaaagacaaaaagaaaatctggTAATATCCTGATCAAGACTCAAGAGCGCTGTGTCGTCCTTCCCTTCCTAGTCCTACGTGTGGCCccgcaccggcgccgccacagCGACCGGCCTCTGGGTGGATGAATAGCTTGAACCTGCCGTCCTCCTTGCACGGCTGCAGCAACTCCTGTGATGGCAGCCGCATCTCCCGCAGCACCAGCCGGCCGTCCTCCCGATGTGCCCGGAGGGTCAGCCACGGCCGCCCGCCCTTGCCGATCACCGATATCGGCGGCGGGAATGCCGCCCTCCCggtcctcgtcctcctcagCAACATCACGCCGTGCTggttgtcgtcgtcgtggtggtCCGCGACGACGCCTTCCGTGAGGAGGACGTGCGACCTCTTGCACGGTGGGGCCAGGGCGTCGACCACGGCGACGTTGTCATCCAtggtggcagcggcggtggcaaCGTCGTCGGGATCGAAGCTCTCGGCAAGTGCCTCCGTGAGGAGGTCGAGGCCGCCGGAGGACGGGCggaggtgcggcggcggccttgaATGGGTGGCGGGGCGCGGCCCGGGCCACGGCTCCACGGGGGTTTTGTAGCAGAACGGGACGtgcagtggtggtggtggtgccatGGGAAGGGAAAAGCACATGGACGGACAAGCGTTACTCGCGCGTGTGCTTTGCTCCGGCAGTTCATGTGGTGGATAGCTAGACGTACCCATGCCGGGTTGGcacaagttatatatatatataaaagacgTGTCTATGGATCGGCGCCCGATTTGACGCAAAAGATCAACCGTCCATCCCACCATTCAGAGTCCATTTGTCTATACCGATGTATGGATATTTGCACTTTGCTCCTATTAGAGCAGGCATGGGCATGTCTGCATGCAAAAGGTAATCTTAGCAAGTGCTTGACCACAAGGAAGGAGCATGACCGCATATAAAGAGGGAACGgcgtatatgcatgcatgtgtattgCATTTATCGGCTTTAAGAAAACTATAAATCatgacttttaaaaaatattaatccagTTTATGATCCAATTGTTATGGTAAGATTTCACATAACTATATTTTGGATCTCGTCTTATTTCTATTCtatcatatatgaaaaatgtttAGAAAAATGTTCAGACATTACAACGAGCAAACACAATGGAATCATACTCTGAAACATTTTCGATGtacaatatgaaaaattagttttattaataacatgtattATCCATCAAATCAAaggcaaaaaaatcaaacataataaaaatccaTTCTAGCATTTGGATTTAACACCGATGAACTTCGAAAATATATTCAACAAAGCATCACAAAATAGTATTATTTCAGATCTGGTTCTGGCTCCTCTAGTGTAACATTCTAACCCAACACAAATAATTATCAAGTTATACTTATTGAAATATAACAAATTACTGCTAAAAACACCACCATGACATTTTCATATAACACAAGGGAACATTGAGTGAAACATCGAAAAAACGCAAAAATAGTACCATTTCAGATCTGACTCGTCCAGCTTTCTAGTGGCTATTAATTAACATCAAAGTACCTAGTAGAACATCTTAATccaacacaaaaaatatactttgattatatattatatacttacatgcatacatgcatgtagAGAGAAGTGAGAAATCCAAACATAGAGAGCCAACAAGCAGCACAGTAatatacacatgcatgcatagacACTGCTAAGCCCCAACTAATGGCATCAGCAAAAATCAATAGTTATTTTTGCATGCAGCCCCTTAAGTGACCCGTATGGAAAAGTCGATTTTTCCATGTAGGCCTCCTAAGAGAACCACATGTAAAAATGAgtttatttttgcatgcggctCACTTAAGCACCCACatggaaaaattgattttttcatACGAGCCACTTAAGGGGCCgtatgcaaaaataaaatttgaaaatattgaaaaaattgaaactagtGTATCTCACTCGTATGAACTTTAAATTagattattcttttttctaaatgtttctaaaatcattCTCTATCATGCTATTGTGTTCTTACTGCTATCATTTGGCCATTTTCTTGTGactttgttttatcaattaaaattttgaatttgtcttattcaaaaattatggaaatacatttattttgcttgtgacttactttattattaaaaagaactttaagcatgacttgtcattttttatatttgtactaattttttgaataagacaaatggtcaaatattataaacaaaaaggttaaacatcttacattataaaacaacattatgaaacagagatagtatATTGATACATAACAAAATACTTGCTAAAAAGCCACCgcaatattttgatttaacACAAAGcagcattaaaaaaacattaactaaaatatcaaaaaatcataaaaaatagtgagTTAATTGAAATGAATACAGTGGTTAAATAAGATCATAAAACGGATAGGTagtcgagaaaaaaaattgtttcaaGGTTGCTAACAATTTACATGCATACCTGCATGTAGAGAGGATGGAGAAATCCATTCATATAGCAATAAAGCAGTTGAGAAGCGTAGCACCACATACAGATAGAGTAAATTGATGCAACATGTAGAGCAACCAAGGTGGAGCGCATCTGATCTTTCGGATGGGATAGCGCGCTCGAAAGCCAGCATTATCGGCGTTATCGATATATATCTACCATGGCGGAAGGGTCTTTCTCGGTGGAGGTAATATTAGGAAcaattatataactatataactGATTCTATTTTagagtctaattataaatttagtcCTATTTTTTCTACTTTACAAATTTAGTCCCGAATTTCAAAATCGAAACTTTCGTTTGACCCCTACtgttaattatgtaaataaaaaaagaaaaataaaagaaaaaacacgtaAAATAACAACAATACCCCTATCCACTCTCTAACCCTAtctgctcccctctctcccagttagaatggcggcggcgctccgacAGCAAGGGCGTGCAGCGAGCGAgcaggcgcgcggcgggcgggccAGGCGAGGGAGcggggcggccggcgagcaggccagcgcacggcggcggacgggGCGTGCGGCGGCCAGCGCTCGGCGCGCGGTGAGCAGCGCGAGGGAGCGGGGCGGGCGGTGAGTAGGCCAGCGCGTGGCGACGCAGCAGCTAGGGCGCGCAGCGGCAGGTTGGGCTTCGTCGGCTGCAGCCGGAACCCGGCTGTCGCGTTGGCGTCGACAGCGGGCAGCGGCGGAGTCAGCTTCCGCACCGTGCTCGACGACTCCTCACCGCCGTAGTACGacgctggcgccggcgccgtcagcATCGACAGCACCGGCGCCATCTCGGCCACCATCttcacgtcgccgccgcccctcgccgccgcctgatCGTTCTCGTTgatctgcatgcatggccgACCAAGAATCAAAAACAAGCATGTGCTGCACATTATATACGCTTCAAGAATTAATCATAACATTTTAATTATCTTCTTGATAActaggtaattaattaaactatctcaattttgtttaccacaaatttttaaaattttgttcaaattttaatcgaatgtattttaaatcttagtcaaatttatcaaacttcAGTCAAATATCAATCAAAACCGACTCAAATCAATTAAATACAAGTTAAATATTGCAAATATTTCTTAAAGTATACACACGTATAAAAACAAgaccaaatatacaaataatacTAACAAAACAGGGTTAAATGTGAAAGAGCAAAGACGCCCACGTTTTCCTCActtaacaccgttaacttAGCTTAACGGAGCAGGGCCAAACGGAAGcttcaattttaaaaaccaGGGCTAAATCTGCGAAGTGAAAAAACAGTGCTATATCCGTAATTGGACTCTAAAGTAGGACCAATTATGCAATTGCCCCTAAATATTatggaactttttttttggcagatgCGCATACGGATCAGGTGCCCATCCAACCGTCTGATTCGCAGTCCATCCATCTACACCCTTTGATCTTTGTCTACCTGATGCATTTTGCTCTAGTTGACCAGCAATTTGCATGACTGCAtacaaaaatgaaatatttgctAGTGCTTGACCAGGCATGCACATGCATGACCACATGTAAAAAGGCACtcgtatatatacatgcatgtgtaTGGCATTTCTCCCCACTAAGAAATTGTTaaatcatgatttttttataatatctaTCCTATTTATAATCTGATTGAATTGCTATATTTGTTGTAATTAACTTTGTAACAAGATCTCACATGACTATATTTTCAATCTTATCTGATTTGTGTTTCATcccataagaaaaaaatgtttcactCTTCACCGAAAATGTTTCAGCTATTAGAATGATGAAATCCAATTGAATCACACTCCAAAACATTTTTGTTGTATAGTATGAAACATTGAGTTTTCTCTATTGAAACTTGTATTATCCATCAAATCAAAGACAAAAACCAAAGATAATAAAGCAGCCATtgtaaaatttggatttaacacaaatgaagataaaaaatatttaaacaaaacATCAGAAAATCATAACAAAGTACTATTTTAGATCAGGTTCTTGCTACTCTGTAGTGGCCATGGaacaacatcaaaatatctagatttatacaCAAATTAATTGAGTTTGTTCATGACCACTACAGAGGGGAGTAACCCTATTTGAAATAATACTCTTTGTG
This window harbors:
- the LOC102702274 gene encoding uncharacterized protein LOC102702274, encoding MPHLNLDSLFCGGGGEVGSRVVCETIALPGCSDDGGRGDANAHANDADAPAESRCVRVGDGAAWAELAGAVLERGRSTKGRSNPKAAAAASAKGKGGSRPSAESRGLPIGKVVVVIGGLPAGKMVAQKRRSPCLGRGWCRPAAGSCRIFASEAVETDPGSPKVSCFGAVHSERRAATATAPALAPAVEDEERSSGCWASVAAALHHLCHPNNPPECELEASESKAIAPAPPSVTALSPPRPLAVKLGEVKRLASRRWPETMAGPVSA
- the LOC102706840 gene encoding uncharacterized protein LOC102706840 — its product is MGCISSKLLPPGPGDARGGRGGRATVRGRVDHVVSLTSTTYGVLDLHPKHAAAAAAAAAAAAACQEKGQETQPPQEDKPISREWKRARPPPLVVPSAKKPAPAAAKLDSGLEVINAWEIMAGLEDAEAAAESPAKKPAKAPSRWSPARVIAMALPSPKKSATKRMNTPGKENSPLQRCSGNNNKAGDVEVDRVLRPYNSIDNSKLLRASKRFSPASARIVRKAGPPETGGGMSSSRRSLSPLFDPELLASIERELSEEGAHIKRMVGSDKPKHPKAAPPAMVAEGKCPPGGADAVVLYTTTLRGIRRTFEECNAVRAAIEAHDVKVIERDVSMDSGYREELRLLLGGREVRVPAVFVRGRHVGGAAEVTKLEEEGKLKALLQGLPRARVWCAGCAGVRFVMCRDCNGSRKVRVDGERKETVQCGECNENGLVRCPICS
- the LOC121054222 gene encoding uncharacterized protein LOC121054222, with protein sequence MAPPPPLHVPFCYKTPVEPWPGPRPATHSRPPPHLRPSSGGLDLLTEALAESFDPDDVATAAATMDDNVAVVDALAPPCKRSHVLLTEGVVADHHDDDNQHGVMLLRRTRTGRAAFPPPISVIGKGGRPWLTLRAHREDGRLVLREMRLPSQELLQPCKEDGRFKLFIHPEAGRCGGAGAGPHVGLGREGRHSALES